TAGCTACGGTCGTGGAGACGTGAGCTTCACCGTTGAGCCGTTTGCGCTGGCCAATTACGCCCGACAACTGGACCGGGCGAGCGGGGACTCCTCCGCGATCGCGGGCTACATCGGCACTTACGCTAAGGACGCCACCGGCGGTGAGTTGATCGCCATTGCCGCCGACGGGCATCGGCACGCTGTCACCGTCATCTCCGACACGATGCGGCGGCTGACCACCCTGCTGGACGCCTCCGGTCCCGAGCTGGTCGCGGCCTCCATGTACTACCGCCTGAATGACCTCGCCACTGCGGCGAACCTTGACCGCATGCTCCCCGGCACCGCCCCATGCCAACCGCCGACGGCGCTGGAACAAGAACTCACGACGCTCGTCTGCCTCCCCCCACCCTTCATTGACATGCGGGACGTCACGGCGAGCCTCATCCCGCCCCCGGAGCCAGACACCCCGCCGAACGCCCTCGGCTGGATGGACAACATCAGTCCTACGTCCTGGGCCATGCAGGGCTTCGACGTCGTCTTCGGCTTCGACCCCATCTCTTGGCTCCAGGAGCGCCTTTTCGGCAACTGGGAAGCGCTCGCCGCCATGCAACCCGTCCTCGCCAACGTCGGCTCCGCGTTGCACGACCTGGCCCTCAACACCCAGACCGGCGCTGCCACACTGCGCCAGGTGTGGCAGGGGCAGGCAGGAGACGCCGCCTACAGCTACTTCACGCAACTCTCCAGTACGACCGCCGCACTGCGGGGACCGCTCAACGACATCGGCAACGAGTACAAGGCTATGGCCGACTCCGTTTGGTCCATCAGCGAAGCGATCGGCGGCATCATCAAAGGGCTCATCGACGCCGCGATCATCGCCGGCATCGCCGCCGCCGCCGGAACAGCCACCTCCGCAACTGGCGTCGGCGCCATCGTCGGCTATGGAGTCGCTGCCGCCGAAGTCGCCTACATGCTCAAGCTGTGGAGCCAGGCCACCCAGCTTTACCAACACGCAAGTGCCGCTGTCCTCGCGTTCCGCTCCGCACTCACACACAGACTCAGCGACCTCGAAAACGTCAAGCTGCCCACGCTGCCCGGCAGCAGCGGATACGACCACCCTCTGGCATCGGCCGGGATCAACCGGTGAGCGACCTCTCCGACATTGCCGACGGCGACCCACGTCGTCTCCGCAGCCTGCGCGACAGCCTCGACCGGCTCGCCAACTCCCCGCAGCCCGAACTCCGCGAGATGGCACGCGCCGTCCTCGACGGAGAGGTCCCGCTACGGATGGCGGCGCTCAGCGGTGCCTACGCTCCCGCCCTCGGCGACGCCTTCGACAGCTTCTGGACGTACTACAGCCAACTCAGCCCAGACGAACGAAGCGAGTTCGAAGCCAGCGCCTACACCTATCTCCCGTCCACCGAGCAGGACCCGGGTACCTAGTGGCCGTGCCGCTCACCGCCAAGCGTTGAAGGTCGGTCCCGCCGCTCAACCATGACAGCGACGATCAAATCTGGTCGCACGGCATCGCCGCCTGAGGAATTCACTCCCCCTGCGCGATGCCGTCCAACTGACCTGCTACCGATGTCGCTGTTGACAGCTGAAGAGACGACGGAAATTTCAACGTTCCGAGGGCAGGGAGTTACCGCGTGCTACCTAGACCGACACCACCGTGACGAACCCAACCTTGACCCGCGTGCCACTCCCGCTGACCTCCGGCAAGGCCATAGAGTCTCCCCATCGCCTTCGTGAGGAGCAACGCCGATGTCCGATCGCCTGCCAGTGATAAGCCTGTTCTCAGGAGCAGGCGGTTTGGACCTGGCGGTCGAGCAGTGTGGGCGAGACTCAAATGCAGGACCAGGTGGGCAGGACAGCCTGCTGCGAGTCGCTGTGGCTACGGACTTCGACGAACTTGCCTTGGAAACCCTGAGCCTGAACTCACCCAAAACGCCAACGCTTTGTGGCGATATCCGCGAGGTATCGGCGCAGGACTTACTTGAGGTCGCCCAGCTATCGAAGGGCGAACCCACCCTCGTAATTGGCGGCCCTCCCTGTACCCCGTTCAGCAAATCCGGTTTTTGGCTTGAGGAAAAACGCGACAGTCGAGACCCCAATGCCTCCCTTCTTGACGAGTACGTACGCGTCGTCCGTGAAACACGGCCCGAGGCTTTCATTCTCGAAAATGTTCAAGGCTTGACCTATTCAACGCACCGTGTACAGTTTCAGCGTCTTTT
This portion of the Micromonospora zamorensis genome encodes:
- a CDS encoding WXG100 family type VII secretion target; this encodes MSFTVEPFALANYARQLDRASGDSSAIAGYIGTYAKDATGGELIAIAADGHRHAVTVISDTMRRLTTLLDASGPELVAASMYYRLNDLATAANLDRMLPGTAPCQPPTALEQELTTLVCLPPPFIDMRDVTASLIPPPEPDTPPNALGWMDNISPTSWAMQGFDVVFGFDPISWLQERLFGNWEALAAMQPVLANVGSALHDLALNTQTGAATLRQVWQGQAGDAAYSYFTQLSSTTAALRGPLNDIGNEYKAMADSVWSISEAIGGIIKGLIDAAIIAGIAAAAGTATSATGVGAIVGYGVAAAEVAYMLKLWSQATQLYQHASAAVLAFRSALTHRLSDLENVKLPTLPGSSGYDHPLASAGINR